The following are from one region of the Methanospirillum hungatei genome:
- the pyk gene encoding pyruvate kinase produces the protein MNNPPCTPDPLNVCPLRRTKIIATIGPASENPRVMREMILSGMDIARLNFSHGSWEWHCETAQHIRTIAGELNREIGIMVDIPGPKLRVLAKSPPREVITGDTILIAAEDHESSGAIKVGPPDCVPYVYPGDMVLVGDGAVTLQVLKPGPLMLTTVTSGGTIKEGMGVVFPGRRPDVPYAGTRFQEYLKQGAALRPDYIALSFVGSAQDILDARSLLMKEGLETLPLIAKIECRRAVDALSSIAEHADGIMVARGDLGVELPIEQVPHIQKHIINICARQGIPVITATEMLESMVHRGRPTRAEVTDVANAIVDGTDATMLSAETSVGKHPGQAVIMMARIAVETEGHLPYLHMLNERSRWHEQNVEGVISYRACFIAEELESPAIVAFTRSGLTAERVSRCRPRAPILALTPDSEIARRLLLRWGVQPVISDPIESADELFTKAVKIAQYTGIAQSKDNLVIIAGNFSGKEGRTNMIKIEEIP, from the coding sequence ATGAATAATCCACCATGCACTCCTGATCCATTGAATGTGTGCCCCTTACGAAGAACGAAAATCATTGCAACAATTGGTCCAGCTTCAGAAAATCCACGAGTAATGAGAGAGATGATTCTCTCAGGTATGGATATCGCAAGGCTCAATTTTTCTCATGGATCATGGGAGTGGCATTGTGAGACTGCTCAGCATATCCGGACCATTGCCGGGGAACTGAACCGGGAGATCGGTATAATGGTAGATATCCCCGGACCAAAATTGCGGGTTTTGGCTAAATCACCTCCCCGGGAAGTGATCACCGGTGATACCATACTTATTGCCGCAGAAGATCACGAATCGTCGGGAGCGATAAAAGTAGGTCCACCTGATTGTGTCCCGTATGTATACCCTGGAGATATGGTTCTTGTTGGAGATGGAGCAGTCACCTTGCAGGTACTCAAACCCGGACCACTGATGCTTACAACGGTTACCTCCGGAGGAACTATCAAAGAAGGGATGGGAGTGGTTTTTCCAGGAAGACGTCCGGATGTGCCCTATGCAGGAACACGATTTCAGGAATACCTGAAACAAGGTGCAGCACTCAGGCCAGATTATATTGCACTCTCCTTTGTAGGATCTGCCCAGGATATTCTGGATGCCAGATCCCTTCTTATGAAAGAGGGATTAGAGACGCTCCCCCTCATTGCCAAGATTGAATGCAGGCGGGCAGTTGATGCATTATCCAGCATTGCAGAACATGCTGATGGAATCATGGTCGCCAGAGGGGATCTGGGAGTTGAACTACCTATAGAACAAGTCCCCCATATCCAGAAACATATCATCAACATATGTGCCAGGCAGGGGATCCCGGTGATCACCGCGACAGAAATGCTTGAATCTATGGTTCACCGGGGAAGACCAACCAGGGCTGAGGTGACCGATGTTGCAAATGCTATTGTAGACGGAACAGATGCAACCATGCTCTCTGCTGAAACTTCAGTTGGAAAACACCCGGGGCAGGCGGTGATCATGATGGCCAGAATTGCAGTTGAGACAGAAGGACATCTTCCCTACCTTCACATGCTGAATGAGCGATCCAGATGGCATGAACAGAATGTAGAAGGTGTCATCAGTTATCGGGCCTGTTTTATTGCTGAAGAACTTGAGAGCCCGGCGATTGTAGCTTTTACCAGGTCAGGCCTGACTGCCGAACGGGTGTCTCGATGCAGACCACGAGCACCAATCCTTGCCCTGACTCCGGATAGTGAAATCGCACGAAGGCTCCTTCTTCGATGGGGCGTCCAGCCTGTGATATCTGACCCGATTGAATCGGCAGATGAACTCTTCACAAAAGCAGTAAAGATTGCCCAATACACTGGTATTGCACAATCCAAAGACAACCTGGTCATTATCGCAGGGAATTTCTCCGGAAAGGAAGGTCGGACAAATATGATTAAAATTGAGGAGATTCCCTGA
- a CDS encoding MFS transporter — protein sequence MKHHISLILLLSMTVMLVMAGESMLTAALPEIEHDFAVPGIYESWILPVVLLVGAAASPFVGTAGDRYGHKRLLLVCLGIYFLGLCGGIFAPDIWVLLISRALQGAGIAAFPLAYAIIRERMPETLADTGIGVISAMYGAGTFIGVIAGSFITGFFSWRLTYLFLIPFSLLLIVLVWYFIQNDDPRERAGTLDVAGFFSLLLFLFMGLMFLSMPGEEMTGMMGFVVLGCSILGLILFIRVERRATIPLADFELLKKRPVAVFMVIGFLTILTFFILLQMMPYIIRLPTGLGLTAEMVGLILIPGTICDMVAGPLTGRLIPRIGSRVPCVIGSLFFLSAGILLLVFPLSVEILVIAWMVFSFGMSMIATADLIGVMDHVREDRTAEATGIIQSMQTLGGMAGPIVTGIILSSSQVSMVYQGEEWQVPQIESYYLVFLAVVLISLVILFVSWFIMKDNRVNGKILNRS from the coding sequence ATGAAACATCATATCAGCCTGATACTCCTGCTCTCCATGACGGTTATGCTGGTAATGGCTGGCGAATCAATGCTTACTGCTGCTCTTCCAGAAATTGAGCATGATTTTGCTGTTCCGGGTATTTATGAATCCTGGATTCTTCCGGTTGTTTTACTGGTCGGAGCAGCAGCATCACCGTTTGTCGGAACTGCCGGAGATCGGTATGGGCATAAGCGTTTACTTCTTGTATGCCTTGGGATCTACTTTCTTGGCCTGTGTGGTGGTATTTTTGCTCCAGATATCTGGGTGCTCCTTATAAGCCGGGCTTTACAGGGTGCAGGAATAGCGGCATTTCCCCTGGCATATGCTATCATCAGGGAGCGAATGCCAGAAACACTGGCTGATACCGGGATTGGTGTTATCAGTGCCATGTATGGCGCCGGGACATTTATTGGTGTCATTGCCGGTTCATTTATTACTGGTTTTTTTTCATGGCGACTAACCTATCTCTTTTTAATACCTTTCTCACTCCTGCTCATTGTTCTTGTCTGGTATTTTATCCAGAATGATGATCCACGGGAGAGGGCAGGAACTCTGGATGTTGCCGGTTTTTTTTCACTGCTCCTTTTCCTGTTCATGGGCCTTATGTTCCTATCCATGCCTGGAGAAGAAATGACGGGGATGATGGGCTTTGTGGTTCTTGGGTGCTCCATTCTCGGATTGATACTCTTTATCAGGGTAGAACGACGGGCAACCATACCACTTGCAGATTTTGAACTCCTGAAAAAACGCCCGGTTGCTGTATTCATGGTCATTGGGTTTTTGACTATCCTGACATTTTTTATTCTGCTCCAGATGATGCCTTATATCATTCGCCTTCCAACCGGCCTTGGTCTGACTGCAGAGATGGTCGGACTGATCCTGATTCCCGGAACTATTTGTGATATGGTAGCAGGACCGCTGACCGGACGGTTGATACCACGTATCGGAAGCAGGGTTCCATGTGTGATTGGTTCTCTCTTTTTTCTCTCTGCCGGGATACTGCTCTTGGTTTTTCCTCTCTCAGTTGAGATTCTGGTCATTGCCTGGATGGTCTTTTCATTTGGGATGTCGATGATCGCAACAGCGGATCTTATTGGAGTGATGGATCATGTCAGAGAGGATCGGACGGCAGAAGCGACAGGTATTATTCAGAGTATGCAGACGCTTGGAGGAATGGCCGGGCCGATTGTCACGGGGATCATTCTTTCTTCCTCACAGGTATCGATGGTATATCAGGGTGAAGAATGGCAGGTTCCACAGATTGAGTCATATTACCTTGTTTTTCTCGCGGTGGTTTTGATAAGTCTGGTTATCCTGTTTGTATCCTGGTTTATTATGAAAGACAACCGGGTGAACGGTAAGATACTGAACAGATCCTGA
- a CDS encoding PAS domain-containing protein: protein MEEHTNIVGMMFRCKADAALSITHADDGSRKVTGYTPAELVDTGLITLPDLIHPDDRDYARSAIQAGLSEKRTFVVHTRLQVKDRTKTEGILIGTGIFNGPLALTGLEGYIIRILSSPPSGQESGLLSPEVYLELLSHTDELIALLSPEGHILYVTPSVNRIMGYDQGAVTGLLFTQVLVSQEQKRFEELKNQVLSGGGSSERFLVSLPDGQIRPVLIRLFKPGGLNGFIVRAILIDEQAEETRNKESRFHDIFSRIPVPAIVTKSSDLQIAHMNQAASTYASVHAADGSAGTDIRDTHLISLDVIDQIREGLGIAEQVEVSDSISGREPVRVIGREIQSGDDNLIIWTLIPDYRERVDVQESEE, encoded by the coding sequence ATGGAGGAACACACAAACATAGTTGGGATGATGTTTCGGTGTAAAGCCGATGCTGCATTATCAATTACCCATGCTGATGATGGATCGCGGAAAGTTACGGGGTATACACCAGCAGAACTGGTAGATACTGGTCTTATCACATTGCCTGATCTGATACACCCGGATGACCGGGATTATGCTCGTAGCGCAATACAGGCAGGTCTTTCTGAAAAGCGGACCTTTGTCGTGCATACACGGCTTCAGGTAAAAGATCGAACCAAGACAGAGGGTATCCTTATTGGTACCGGGATATTCAATGGTCCTTTGGCATTGACCGGACTTGAAGGATATATCATTAGGATACTCAGTTCGCCTCCATCAGGTCAGGAGAGCGGGCTGTTGTCACCAGAAGTGTATCTTGAGCTTCTTTCCCATACAGACGAACTGATTGCTCTGCTCAGCCCTGAAGGACATATTCTCTATGTAACACCTTCAGTCAACAGAATTATGGGGTATGATCAGGGTGCAGTAACCGGGCTACTTTTCACCCAGGTTCTGGTATCGCAAGAACAAAAGCGATTTGAGGAGTTGAAAAACCAGGTTCTTTCCGGGGGAGGCAGTAGTGAACGGTTCCTGGTATCACTACCGGATGGACAGATTCGCCCGGTATTAATAAGACTTTTTAAGCCCGGTGGCCTCAACGGATTCATTGTACGTGCTATCCTAATCGATGAACAGGCAGAAGAAACCAGGAATAAAGAGTCCCGGTTTCATGATATCTTCTCTCGTATACCAGTCCCTGCCATCGTCACCAAATCATCAGATTTGCAAATCGCTCATATGAACCAGGCAGCATCTACCTATGCATCTGTGCACGCTGCCGATGGATCAGCCGGGACAGATATCAGGGATACCCATCTCATCAGCCTTGACGTTATCGACCAGATCAGGGAAGGGCTTGGAATAGCAGAACAAGTAGAAGTTTCAGATTCGATATCAGGGCGGGAACCGGTCAGGGTCATCGGACGTGAGATACAAAGTGGTGATGATAATCTCATTATCTGGACACTAATCCCTGATTATCGTGAGCGTGTGGATGTTCAGGAAAGTGAGGAATAA
- a CDS encoding pyridoxamine 5'-phosphate oxidase family protein yields MTALTPEIKEAIEAIKVFPLATASKSGIPNVAPMGSVFLIDDETIWIGDNFMQKSLQNVLENPKAAIYVYGPGAKGCYQIKGDITVKTSGEEHAKMKAMIHEKKPNLPAKSLLIFKITDVFECMPGADAGKKLL; encoded by the coding sequence ATGACTGCTCTAACACCCGAGATAAAGGAAGCCATTGAAGCGATCAAGGTTTTCCCTCTGGCAACTGCATCAAAATCAGGAATCCCCAACGTAGCTCCCATGGGATCAGTCTTTTTAATTGACGATGAGACGATCTGGATCGGAGACAATTTTATGCAGAAAAGCCTGCAGAATGTCTTAGAAAATCCAAAGGCAGCAATCTATGTGTATGGTCCGGGCGCCAAGGGGTGCTACCAGATTAAAGGTGATATTACCGTAAAGACAAGTGGGGAGGAACATGCAAAGATGAAAGCAATGATCCACGAGAAAAAACCCAACCTTCCGGCTAAATCACTCCTCATCTTTAAAATCACCGATGTTTTTGAATGTATGCCAGGAGCAGATGCAGGGAAGAAACTCCTCTGA
- a CDS encoding ABC transporter ATP-binding protein — MLHITDLHAEIGGKEILHGITLHIEPGETHVLMGPNGSGKSTLLMCIMGFDAYTITSGKIEFNGVDVTHMPVHERARLGMGIMFQRPPSIPGLKLGKMLEVISPDKNPEEVAAATQKMNMEEFTNRDINLGFSGGEIKRSEILQMMIQDPHFIMLDEPESGVDLENIHLMGESIAQLLQKNQRFVNRKNSGLVITHTGYILDYLDADKGHVMINGEFKCHGNPREILKLIKEKGYKECLRCVKIE; from the coding sequence ATGCTTCATATTACAGACCTTCATGCAGAAATTGGCGGTAAGGAAATTCTGCATGGAATCACCCTTCATATAGAACCTGGTGAAACCCATGTTCTGATGGGCCCGAACGGGTCAGGAAAATCCACGCTGCTGATGTGTATCATGGGATTTGATGCATACACTATCACAAGTGGAAAAATCGAATTCAATGGGGTGGATGTGACCCATATGCCAGTACATGAACGGGCACGACTTGGTATGGGGATCATGTTCCAGCGACCACCTTCAATTCCCGGCCTGAAACTTGGAAAGATGCTGGAGGTTATCAGTCCTGATAAAAATCCTGAGGAAGTAGCAGCTGCAACTCAGAAGATGAACATGGAAGAGTTCACGAACAGGGATATCAACCTTGGATTTTCAGGTGGCGAGATCAAGCGGAGTGAAATTTTGCAGATGATGATACAGGATCCGCATTTTATCATGCTCGATGAACCTGAAAGCGGTGTGGATCTTGAAAATATCCATCTGATGGGTGAATCTATTGCCCAGCTCCTCCAGAAGAATCAGCGATTCGTAAACCGGAAAAACAGCGGTCTGGTCATAACACACACCGGTTATATCCTTGATTACCTGGATGCCGACAAAGGGCATGTCATGATTAACGGTGAATTCAAGTGTCACGGAAATCCCCGTGAGATTTTAAAGTTAATCAAGGAAAAAGGGTACAAAGAGTGCCTTCGATGTGTCAAGATTGAATAA
- a CDS encoding ADP-ribosylglycohydrolase family protein, with protein sequence MLLGLALGDAYGAPFENLSYIKASEKLASDGLVCGTYTDDTQQALAVAELLASGQSCSPETMADFFLTAYKRDKRFGYSEMTQKMLASDSPKLFLESISTVEKLNRKTDGAAMRALPIGFLPERDGVICCAGLSASITHGHPDAIAATIGIALIAHHRLYHHTPFSEIWSAVREDIRKIHPDIIRYCDTCALLKSPEREILLESYAEYGVPYTESRIFLGSVLFLLIQYGSDPMRLLIESILLGGDTDTVAAVVLGAALITGGEGSEIWNLVSALEDGPFGKKYLIYIGDQLSMRYPAPSEL encoded by the coding sequence ATGCTGCTCGGACTGGCGTTAGGTGATGCATATGGTGCACCGTTTGAAAATCTCTCGTACATAAAAGCAAGTGAAAAACTCGCATCAGATGGCCTTGTATGTGGAACATACACTGATGATACCCAGCAGGCTCTTGCAGTAGCAGAACTTTTAGCATCTGGTCAATCTTGTTCTCCTGAAACAATGGCTGATTTTTTCCTTACAGCATATAAGCGGGACAAGAGATTTGGCTATTCTGAAATGACACAAAAAATGCTTGCATCCGATAGTCCAAAGTTATTTCTTGAAAGCATATCCACCGTAGAAAAATTGAACCGAAAGACGGACGGGGCAGCTATGCGGGCGCTCCCCATTGGATTTTTACCGGAGCGAGATGGGGTCATCTGCTGTGCAGGACTAAGTGCATCAATTACTCATGGTCATCCGGATGCAATAGCAGCAACAATTGGAATAGCCCTCATAGCTCACCATAGACTCTATCACCATACGCCATTTTCAGAGATCTGGAGTGCGGTAAGGGAGGATATTAGGAAAATACATCCGGATATCATCAGGTATTGCGACACGTGCGCTCTGCTCAAGTCCCCTGAACGGGAGATACTTCTTGAATCATATGCAGAGTATGGCGTACCGTATACAGAATCACGGATATTTCTCGGTTCTGTCCTTTTTCTTCTTATACAATACGGAAGTGATCCCATGAGGCTGCTCATCGAATCGATCCTGCTTGGTGGAGATACTGATACTGTTGCAGCAGTAGTACTTGGTGCAGCACTCATTACTGGAGGAGAGGGAAGTGAGATCTGGAATCTTGTTTCAGCCCTTGAAGATGGCCCATTTGGAAAAAAGTATCTGATATATATCGGAGATCAGTTATCCATGAGATATCCTGCACCTTCTGAGTTATAA
- a CDS encoding AN1-type zinc finger domain-containing protein yields MNCEICGKEISGAAAFTCNYCGGVFCPKHRLPFNHACKNLVEWKKSGVPGKKKVRLTKKASVSADVPVYLKKEVLIGVVLVITLLILLFAFIL; encoded by the coding sequence ATGAACTGTGAAATATGCGGTAAGGAGATATCCGGAGCTGCAGCCTTTACTTGCAATTATTGTGGCGGAGTCTTCTGCCCAAAACACCGGCTGCCCTTTAATCATGCCTGTAAAAACCTTGTAGAATGGAAAAAATCCGGGGTGCCAGGGAAAAAGAAAGTTCGGCTGACAAAAAAAGCTTCTGTATCTGCAGATGTTCCTGTTTATCTGAAAAAAGAAGTGCTCATCGGCGTGGTTCTTGTGATCACTCTGTTGATCCTTCTATTTGCGTTTATTTTATAA